One Rosa chinensis cultivar Old Blush chromosome 3, RchiOBHm-V2, whole genome shotgun sequence DNA window includes the following coding sequences:
- the LOC112192638 gene encoding RING finger and transmembrane domain-containing protein 2, which yields MEAPGGNHLDSYRAPVSSNSSSRRYGMLSASNFIQAPLSALLEYSGLLRGRSSHQEAESLIGGRSAAAFREHHHGQVDQSSNDGEVSIRIIGAGEQEHDREGGGLVVGQLRESSLLQNDVSGQPIARVGSVTVVSEEGQGDGRTDVGSGDGMSQSMNGSADGEAGDGAGANGRDSSYQRYDIQQAARWIEQVLPFSLLLLVVFIRQHLQGFFVTIWIAAVMFKSNDILRKQTALKGERKISVLVGISIAFAVHVIGVYWWYQNDDLLYPLVMLPPKVIPPFWHAVFIIMVNDTLVRQAAMVIKCILLMYYKNSRGRNYRKQGQMLTLVEYLLLLYRALLPTPVWYRFFLNKEYGSLFSSLMTGLYLTFKLTSVVEKVQSFFAALKALSRKEVHYGAYATSEQVSAAGDLCAICQEKMHAPILLRCKHIFCEDCVSEWFERERTCPLCRALVKPADLRSFGDGSTSLFFQLF from the exons ATGGAAGCGCCAGGTGGCAATCATCTGGACTCGTACAGAGCTCCGGTTTCGAGCAATAGTAGCTCTAGAAGATATGGAATGCTATCTGCTTCCAATTTTATTCAGGCACCACTGTCTGCCTTGTTGGAGTACTCGGGCCTTCTGCGCGGCCGGTCCAGTCACCAAGAAGCCGAGTCTTTGATTGGGGGACGTAGCGCTGCCGCGTTCAGGGAGCACCATCACGGTCAGGTGGATCAATCGAGCAATGATGGGGAGGTTTCGATTAGGATAATTGGTGCAGGGGAGCAAGAGCATGATAGGGAAGGGGGTGGTTTAGTAGTTGGACAGTTGAGGGAGAGTAGTCTTCTGCAAAATGATGTTTCCGGACAGCCAATAGCTAGGGTGGGCTCTGTTACAGTGGTATCGGAGGAGGGTCAGGGAGATGGTAGGACGGATGTTGGTTCTGGAGACGGCATGTCACAATCGATGAATGGAAGTGCTGATGGAGAAGCTGGTGATGGTGCTGGGGCTAATGGCAGGGATTCTTCGTACCAGAGATATGATATTCAGCAGGCAGCTAGGTGGATTGAGCAGGTCCTGCCCTTTTCCTTGCTTCTATTGGTGGTCTTCATTCGCCAGCATTTGCAAG GTTTCTTTGTTACTATCTGGATTGCTGCTGTTATGTTTAAGTCGAATGATATCCTAAGGAAACAGACAGCTCTGAAG GGAGAGAGGAAAATCTCTGTTCTAGTAGGCATCTCTATTGCATTCGCAGTTCATGTGATTGGTGTTTACTGGTGGTATCAGAATGATGATCTTCTGTACCCATTAGTTATGCTTCCTCCCAAAGTTATACCACCTTTCTGGCATGCTGTTTTTATCATCATGGTTAATG ATACCTTGGTCCGGCAGGCAGCAATGGTGATCAAGTGTATTCTATTAATGTACTACAAGAACAGCAGAGGACGTAACTATCGTAAGCAG GGTCAAATGCTTACATTGGTTGAGTATCTACTTCTGTTGTACCGGGCCTTGTTACCAACACCAGTGTGGTATCGTTTCTTCTTGAACAAAGAATATGGTAGTCTCTTTTCTTCACTAATGACAGGGTTATATTTGACCTTCAAGCTTACGTCTGTTGTTGAGAAG GTACAATCTTTCTTTGCTGCATTGAAGGCCTTGTCTCGTAAAGAGGTTCACTATGGGGCGTATGCAACATCAGAGCAG GTCAGTGCAGCTGGCGATCTATGTGCCATCTGCCAGGAGAAAATGCATGCTCCTATCTTGCTTCGTTGTAAACACATCTTCTGTGAGGACTGTGTATCAGAGTG GTTTGAGAGGGAACGAACCTGCCCGTTGTGCAGGGCTTTGGTAAAACCTGCAGATCTTAGATCGTTTGGCGATGGATCAACGAGTTTGTTCTTCCAGCTGTTTTAA
- the LOC112192129 gene encoding uncharacterized protein LOC112192129: protein MALGKRSKSRSPNSGRGNVAQVNCVQTVRTEPQCKWRRATGVKKSKLQGKGGHEIRSDVSGETDVRNAEKSYCGALGGHPCKMNTYNGSEGVESMKLRVGEVKLIIGRVTQTTACLERELERMGEKVRHIEQSMSDIVSDAAIEDIVNEVVEAVSARERGKKIYMQKGMGIPRTTSVTRFRKGNIEAHKVKIHVKRLVDDMEVKRLKSKGRKVENRCIRARNEIFVHLQMKV, encoded by the exons ATGGCCTTGGGGAAGAGGTCGAAATCGAGGTCACCGAATTCTGGACGAGGGAACGTTGCCCAAGTGAATTGCGT ACAAACAGTCAGGACGGAGCCTCAGTGTAAATGGAGAAGAGCTACGGGAGTTAAGAAG TCAAAACTGCAGGGAAAAGGTGGGCATGAAATACGCTCGGATGTGAGTGGAGAAACAGATGTGCGGAATGCAGAAAAGTCATATTGTGGTGCATTAGGAGGACACCCTTGTAAAATGAATACATATAATGGGTCAGAAGGGGTTGAGTCTATGAAGCTAAGGGTTGGTGAGGTGAAATTAATAATTGGGAGGGTGACACAAACAACTGCTTGTTTGGAGCGTGAGTTGGAGAGAATGGGTGAAAAAGTGCGGCATATCGAACAATCTATGTCTGATATTGTTAGTGATGCAGCCATCGAAGATATTGTTAATGAGGTTGTGGAAGCTGTAAGTGCTAGAGAAAGGGGGAAGAAGATATACATGCAAAAGGGAATGGGAATTCCCCGAACAACGAGCGTAACTCGGTTTAGGAAGGGCAATATAGAAGCACACAAAGTAAAAATT CATGTTAAACGTTTGGTTGATGATATGGAGGTGAAGCGGCTGAAGAGTAAAGGCCGAAAAGTCGAAAACAGATGCATCAGAGCACGAAACGAAATTTTTGTGCATTTGCAAATGAAGGTGTGA